Proteins from a genomic interval of Carassius carassius unplaced genomic scaffold, fCarCar2.1 SCAFFOLD_74, whole genome shotgun sequence:
- the tiprl gene encoding TIP41-like protein, with the protein MSSVSAGFQSSKQDFSFGPWTFTSAKTHIMKSKDIERLAENMNMPALPEMLFGDNVLRIQHTDGFGIEFNAIDALKRVNNMQDSVKVACALEWQQSRAETEASKEVVKRYDWTYTTDYRGTLLGEHLQIQVKPTSERIDMEKLRAREQIKFFEDVLLFEDELHDHGVSMISVKIRVMPTSFFLLLRFFLRVDGVLIRINDTRLFHEAGKNYMLREFSTRECKMSDLQHMPPAVYTDPNEIAPHLPLKLIECEKLEFPERTTPAESSEQSAH; encoded by the exons ATGTCTTCGGTCTCTGCGGGGTTTCAGAGCAGCAAGCAGGACTTCAGCTTCGGGCCCTGGACCTTCACTTCCGCCAAGACCCACATCATGAAGTCCAAAGACATCGAGAG GTTAGCAGAGAACATGAACATGCCGGCTCTCCCAGAGATGCTGTTCGGAGACAATGTGCTGCGCATTCAGCACACCGACGGTTTCGGAATCGAATTCAACGCCATCGACGCTCTCAAGCGTGTCAATAACATGCAGGACTCTGTGAAAGTGGCATGTGCACTGGAGTGGCAGCAAAGCAG GGCCGAGACGGAGGCGTCTAAAGAGGTGGTGAAGCGCTACGACTGGACCTACACCACCGATTACAGGGGGACTTTACTGGGAGAGCACCTGCAGATCCAG GTGAAGCCCACCAGCGAGCGCATCGACATGGAGAAGCTGAGAGCGCGAGAACAGATCAAGTTCTTCGAGGACGTGCTGCTGTTCGAGGACGAGCTGCACGATCACGGCGTGTCCATGATCAGCGTGAAGATT AGAGTGATGCCCACCAGCTTCTTCCTCCTGCTGCGGTTCTTCCTGCGAGTGGACGGAGTGCTGATCAGGATAAACGACACGCGTCTTTTTCACGAG GCTGGAAAAAACTACATGCTTCGAGAATTCAGCACACGTGAATGTAAGATGTCAGACCTCCAG CACATGCCTCCAGCCGTTTACACGGACCCCAATGAAATCGCCCCGCACCTGCCTCTGAAGCTCATCGAGTGTGAGAAACTGGAGTTTCCAGAGAGAACGACGCCAGCAGAATCATCAGAGCAGAGCGCGCACTAG